A single window of Mycosarcoma maydis chromosome 1, whole genome shotgun sequence DNA harbors:
- a CDS encoding putative Arf family GTPase — MGMSISKLLSGLFGKKEMRILMVGLDAAGKTTILYKLKLGEIVTTIPTIGFNVETVEYKNISFTVWDVGGQDKIRPLWRHYFQNTHGIIFVVDSNDRERVSEAREELQRMLNEDELRDALLLVFANKQDLPNAMNAAEITDKLGLHSLRQRQWFIQATCATSGDGLYEGLEWLSTNLKRRA; from the exons ATGGGCATGTCTATttccaagctgctctctGGCCTTTTCGGCAAGAAGGAGATGC GAATTCTAATGGTTGGACTTGATGCCGCCGGTAAGACCACCATTCTCtacaagctcaagctcggaGAGATCGTGACCACCATTCCCACCATCG GCTTCAACGTTGAGACTGTCGAATACAAGAACATCTCGTTCACTGTGTGGGACGTCGGTGGACAGGACAAGATCCGACCTCTCTGGAGGCACT ACTTCCAAAACACGCACGGCATCAttttcgtcgtcgactCGAACGACCGAGAGCGTGTTTCTGAGGCACGTgaggagctgcagcgcaTGCTCAACGAGGACGAACTGCGCGACGCCTTGCTGCTTGTGTTTGCTAACAAGCAGGATTTGCCTAACGCTATGAACGCTGCCGAGATCAccgacaagctcggccTGCACAGCTTGAGACAGCGTCAATGGTTCATCCAGGCCACCTGCGCCACCAGCGGTGACGGTCTCTACGAGGGTCTCGAGTGGTTGAGCACCAACCTCAAGAGGCGCGCTTGA